In Rhinoderma darwinii isolate aRhiDar2 chromosome 9, aRhiDar2.hap1, whole genome shotgun sequence, the following are encoded in one genomic region:
- the PTPMT1 gene encoding phosphatidylglycerophosphatase and protein-tyrosine phosphatase 1, with protein sequence MTLQSAATRVVFYPTLLYNVIMEKISSRKWYDRIDETIVLGALPFRGMSDRLVKEENVRGVITMNEEYETRLLCHSSQEWKGLGVEQLRLSTVDFTGVPTLEHLQKGVEFVHRHRKMGNSVYIHCKAGRSRSATMVAAYLIERHKWKPDVASAFIAEIRPHILIHNRQHQMLEKFCLFVTNADAPGNGG encoded by the exons ATGACTTTACAGTCGGCGGCGACGCGTGTTGTATTTTACCCGACTTTACTGTATAACGTTATCATGGAGAAAATATCCAGCCGGAAGTGGTATGACAGGATCGATGAAACTATTGTCCTTGGAGCGTTGCCCTTCCGGGGAATGAGTGACAGG TTAGTTAAAGAAGAGAACGTACGGGGGGTCATCACTATGAATGAGGAATATGAAACAAGACTACTATGCCACTCATCTCAG GAGTGGAAAGGTTTGGGTGTGGAACAGTTAAGACTCAGCACTGTGGACTTCACTGGCGTTCCTACCCTCGAGCACTTACAGAAGGGGGTAGAGTTTGTTCACAGGCATAGAAAGATGGGCAACAGCGTCTACATCCACTGTAAGGCTGGTCGCTCCCGAAGTGCTACCATGGTAGCTGCCTATTTAATAGAG AGACATAAGTGGAAACCCGATGTTGCCAGTGCTTTCATAGCAGAAATCCGTCCACACATCCTGATCCACAACAGACAGCACCAAATGCTGGAGAAGTTCTGTCTCTTCGTGACTAACGCAGACGCTCCGGGAAACGGAGGCTGA